In one Arachis duranensis cultivar V14167 chromosome 9, aradu.V14167.gnm2.J7QH, whole genome shotgun sequence genomic region, the following are encoded:
- the LOC107466382 gene encoding uncharacterized protein LOC107466382 — MKWVEKLFYRIPIFVLRDDVKYDSFVISSDKDLQVLFHCRLQFFEVRTPELLVKLVDVLSSFGDSNQNPQSSAHPACSSSMPVGASLVVPVIIPEAVLVASPSFAANLNRSGDAGVGATGQLGEVAIAMPSTPVMVPIFGEDGVPDGIEDALHDDDDDVESATVADDSDDDIPHTTPVDKEEIMLSVKTYSIRRGVEYKVLESDHRKYYGKWKEFGNDCTWLIRVSLRQHRADAAVSIKITMSGSVTVLRMNPVQFGGQVDESSAYFHRLFCTFLPYIKALCHCKPLVDDHEFTPHKK; from the exons ATGAAATGGGTGGAGAAGTTATTCTATAGAATCCCAATTTTTGTGTTACGCGATGATGTGAAGTACGATTCATTCGTTATAAGCAGTGACAAAGATCTGCAAGTTCTGTTCCATTGTCGTCTTCAGTTTTTCGAGGTGAGGACCCCAGAGCTGTTAGTGAAGCTTGTGGATGTGTTATCTAGTTTTGGAGATTCAAACCAGAATCCTCAATCTTCAGCACATCCAGCATGCTCTAGTTCCATGCCTGTTGGTGCCTCCTTAGTTGTGCCGGTGATTATACCTGAGGCTGTTTTAGTTGCTTCTCCATCCTTTGCAGCTAATCTGAACCGCAGTGGTGATGCAGGAGTTGGTGCGACTGGACAATTGGGGGAGGTTGCGATTGCGATGCCCAGTACTCCTGTTATGGTCCCTATTTTCGGAGAGGATGGAGTACCGGATGGGATTGAGGATGCactgcatgatgatgatgatgatgtggagTCTGCCACAGTAGCTGATGATAGTGACGATGACATACCACATACCACTCCAGTT GATAAAGAGGAGATCATGTTAAGTGTAAAGACTTATAGCATCCGCCGTGGGGTTGAATACAAGGTGTTGGAGTCCGACCATCGCAAGTACTATGGCAAGTGGAAGGAGTTCGGCAACGATTGCACATGGCTCATTCGGGTTAGCCTCCGCCAGCACAGAG CTGATGCTGCTGTCTCGATCAAG ATTACGATGTCAGGTAGTGTCACGGTTTTGAGGATGAATCCTGTGCAGTTTGGTGGGCAAGTGGATGAGTCTTCAGCTTATTTCCATCGACTTTTTTGTACATTCCTACCGTATATCAAGGCCTTATGTCATTGCAAGCCGTTGGTTGATGACCACGAATTCACTCCCCATAAAAAATGA